A genomic window from Anthocerotibacter panamensis C109 includes:
- a CDS encoding tetratricopeptide repeat protein: MPANPLPPEACSALGRWVADWLMRHDHNLNWLAKQSKKRYSVVQGALKKGVTPKAVTVEALATALGESPATLWKLVYQDKVEPEQQTEPRVSAAYESSATYRVDAVLSADYFIQEPADLALLAEVLTQRGRALRGLGQPARAQTEWLKALELAQKAGLSVLESQILGHLGDAHAQQGHYVQAQAYYKRALSMTERLLQTGADPQRVRPGLGWGFVGLGASQLHLGRLDQASAYLERALAVGQAVHSEDLLSAVYGHKGQIAEIWGNWSTAIAYYQQALEANADRGRWFLRYLGHCYLQTQQYTAAKRTLQQALVWAYSDDNAPVQAQVLFLLGWCEALTDDLEQAIHYYQLSCRVIPNPNAYLAWARIVRTSNTALSLARSGFDLLVQTADLDLLWDYTPGWLTLYEFFGDEVIAPARCWVMRLVGSFPSTFNFWNTPERQQLLHLTAETPPR, translated from the coding sequence ATGCCCGCCAATCCCTTACCTCCCGAAGCGTGTTCTGCCCTAGGGCGGTGGGTGGCAGATTGGTTGATGCGTCACGACCATAACCTCAACTGGCTAGCCAAACAGAGTAAGAAACGCTACTCCGTCGTCCAAGGGGCGCTCAAGAAGGGGGTCACGCCCAAAGCGGTCACAGTTGAGGCCCTGGCTACCGCCCTCGGAGAATCCCCGGCAACCCTCTGGAAACTGGTCTACCAGGACAAAGTTGAGCCTGAGCAACAGACCGAGCCGAGGGTGAGCGCGGCCTACGAATCGTCTGCGACCTATCGGGTGGACGCTGTTCTGAGCGCGGATTACTTTATCCAAGAACCGGCAGACCTCGCGCTCCTCGCTGAAGTCCTCACGCAGCGGGGACGGGCACTGCGGGGGCTAGGCCAGCCTGCACGAGCGCAAACTGAATGGCTCAAGGCTCTTGAGCTTGCCCAAAAAGCGGGGCTGTCCGTGCTGGAGAGTCAGATTTTAGGACATCTGGGGGACGCGCACGCACAGCAGGGCCACTACGTTCAGGCGCAGGCTTACTACAAGCGGGCACTGAGTATGACAGAGCGTCTGCTCCAGACCGGGGCTGACCCCCAGCGTGTGCGTCCGGGACTGGGTTGGGGGTTTGTGGGTTTGGGCGCTTCGCAGCTACATCTGGGCCGGTTAGACCAAGCTAGCGCCTACCTGGAGCGAGCCCTGGCTGTGGGGCAAGCGGTGCATTCCGAGGATCTTCTCAGTGCCGTCTACGGACACAAAGGGCAGATTGCCGAGATCTGGGGGAATTGGTCAACGGCTATCGCCTATTACCAGCAAGCCCTGGAGGCCAACGCAGACCGTGGACGTTGGTTCTTGCGCTATCTGGGCCACTGCTACCTCCAGACCCAACAGTACACCGCCGCAAAACGGACGCTCCAGCAAGCACTGGTTTGGGCATATAGCGATGACAATGCTCCGGTACAAGCGCAGGTTTTGTTCTTGCTGGGTTGGTGTGAAGCGCTGACAGATGACCTGGAGCAGGCCATTCACTACTATCAACTCAGTTGTAGGGTCATCCCTAACCCCAATGCCTACCTCGCGTGGGCACGGATAGTACGCACGAGTAATACAGCGCTCAGTCTGGCGCGCAGTGGCTTTGACCTGCTGGTGCAGACCGCAGACCTCGACTTGCTCTGGGACTATACCCCAGGATGGCTCACGCTCTATGAATTCTTCGGGGATGAAGTGATCGCCCCGGCTCGATGCTGGGTCATGCGGCTGGTGGGCAGTTTCCCTAGCACATTTAACTTCTGGAACACCCCTGAGCGCCAGCAACTGTTGCATCTGACGGCTGAAACACCACCCCGTTGA
- a CDS encoding thioredoxin family protein, with amino-acid sequence MDEQKGTKVRNILIAVATILLVVGLYGATTADLSKVTPADLAQRAVPYEEARSNGRPTLVEFYADWCATCKVMSPTVAKLERKFAGKVNLVMLNVDNPKWNPELDRYKVNGIPHYVFLGSDGQIKGNVIGEQAEEIFAANMDALAQAQPLPYARPNPGQVSTFTETKPVQQTQPRDHSNS; translated from the coding sequence ATGGACGAGCAAAAGGGCACTAAAGTACGCAATATCCTCATTGCTGTAGCGACAATCCTGCTGGTGGTGGGGCTCTATGGCGCGACCACAGCAGATTTAAGTAAGGTCACCCCCGCCGATTTGGCCCAACGGGCCGTACCCTACGAAGAAGCCCGGAGTAACGGACGGCCTACGCTTGTCGAGTTCTACGCCGATTGGTGCGCAACCTGTAAAGTGATGAGCCCGACGGTCGCTAAACTGGAGCGCAAGTTTGCAGGCAAGGTCAATTTGGTCATGCTCAATGTGGACAATCCCAAGTGGAATCCCGAACTAGACCGCTATAAAGTCAACGGTATCCCTCACTATGTCTTTTTAGGGTCAGACGGTCAGATCAAGGGCAATGTCATCGGCGAACAGGCTGAAGAGATCTTTGCTGCTAACATGGATGCTCTGGCACAGGCGCAACCCTTGCCCTACGCCCGCCCCAACCCCGGACAGGTCTCTACGTTCACCGAGACTAAACCGGTCCAACAGACCCAGCCGCGCGACCACTCCAACTCCTGA
- a CDS encoding glycoside hydrolase 100 family protein: MIQFEGAYMGALAAIPQAPHTRGARKSLPPALVQHTYEDLNYTEVFIRDNIPVMIFLLLDGKGEVVRNFLDTCLNLQSTRLQTAGIFPTSFFVQNGKLVADYGQRAIGRVSSADATLWWPILAYIYVQHTGDKAWAREPKVQIGLKRFLDLVLHPTFSDTPVLLVPDGSFMIDRPLDVWGAPLEIETLLDGALLSAAGLLYLDLTAKGCVLIEGETPTSRSLDTFTQGQIEHFNLAVERVKRLRRYLLKHYWVNTKTVQVLRQRPTEQYGDLVVNEYNIQTESIPHWLQHWIGTEGGYLIGNIRTGRPDFRFFTLGNCLGAIFDVLSPYQQHAFFHLVVQNQEALVGQMPLRICHPPLDDSDWRTKTGYDRKNLPWCYHNGGHWPCLLWYLAVAALRYQQRYSSPNSSVHVPYHRKVQGRIQEMLHDAYELLLERLPQQNWAEYFDGPTGLWTGQQTRYYQTWTIVGFLLVHHLLKVNPGSANIMDVPGLKFLSRVRMVPLD, encoded by the coding sequence ATGATCCAATTTGAAGGAGCCTACATGGGCGCGTTGGCTGCCATCCCCCAAGCGCCCCACACTCGGGGAGCCCGCAAGTCCCTCCCGCCCGCCTTGGTCCAACACACCTACGAGGACCTCAATTACACCGAGGTCTTCATCCGCGACAACATCCCAGTCATGATCTTTTTGCTTTTGGATGGGAAAGGCGAGGTGGTACGCAACTTTTTGGACACTTGCTTAAACCTCCAGAGCACCAGACTCCAGACTGCGGGTATCTTCCCGACCAGCTTTTTTGTCCAGAATGGCAAACTCGTTGCCGACTATGGACAGCGGGCAATAGGCCGGGTGAGTTCGGCGGACGCTACGCTTTGGTGGCCGATCTTGGCCTATATCTACGTCCAGCACACCGGGGACAAAGCCTGGGCGCGTGAACCCAAAGTACAGATAGGGCTCAAGCGCTTTTTGGACCTCGTGCTGCACCCTACGTTCAGTGATACCCCGGTGCTCTTGGTACCAGATGGCTCGTTCATGATTGACCGTCCCCTCGATGTCTGGGGTGCTCCCCTCGAAATCGAAACCCTGCTCGATGGGGCGCTGTTGAGTGCAGCGGGACTCCTCTATCTGGATCTCACTGCTAAGGGCTGTGTTCTGATCGAGGGCGAGACGCCTACCAGTCGGTCTCTGGATACTTTTACGCAAGGGCAGATCGAGCACTTCAATCTGGCGGTTGAGCGGGTCAAGCGATTGCGCCGTTATTTGCTCAAGCACTACTGGGTCAATACCAAGACGGTCCAAGTGCTCCGGCAGCGGCCCACCGAACAGTACGGCGACTTAGTGGTGAATGAGTACAATATCCAGACCGAGAGCATCCCCCATTGGCTACAGCACTGGATCGGCACAGAGGGCGGGTATCTCATTGGCAACATCCGCACCGGGCGACCGGACTTCCGCTTCTTTACCCTGGGCAACTGCCTGGGCGCGATCTTCGATGTTTTGAGTCCCTATCAGCAACACGCCTTTTTCCACCTAGTCGTGCAAAATCAGGAGGCCCTAGTTGGTCAAATGCCCCTGAGGATCTGCCATCCGCCTTTGGATGATAGCGACTGGCGCACCAAGACGGGCTATGACCGCAAAAACCTGCCCTGGTGTTATCACAACGGAGGCCACTGGCCCTGTCTGTTGTGGTATTTAGCGGTCGCTGCCCTGCGCTACCAACAGCGCTATTCCAGCCCTAACAGCAGCGTCCATGTCCCCTACCACCGCAAGGTCCAGGGTCGAATCCAGGAAATGCTCCACGACGCCTACGAACTCTTGCTCGAGCGCCTCCCGCAACAGAACTGGGCAGAATATTTCGATGGCCCTACGGGGCTATGGACCGGGCAGCAGACCCGCTATTACCAGACCTGGACCATCGTCGGCTTCCTGCTTGTCCACCACCTGCTCAAGGTCAACCCAGGTTCCGCCAACATCATGGACGTGCCGGGGCTAAAGTTCTTGAGTCGGGTACGGATGGTGCCCTTGGACTGA
- a CDS encoding 5-formyltetrahydrofolate cyclo-ligase: MDKRQLRLQLRAVRAALSSEVRREYSLQVCRWIQDLPQVQQAQQLLAYIALEQEIDLTGLFAGFPEKIWGIPRCVGQQLVWHRYRREDLVQGAYGLWEPSPQSPGLDLAQTQLVLVPTLGCDRQGYRLGYGGGYYDRFLAHCPLPTLGVMMAAGWLEALPVEPWDQKLDGVVTEEGVVWFPT, translated from the coding sequence ATGGACAAAAGACAACTGCGCCTCCAATTGCGGGCTGTGCGCGCTGCGTTAAGTTCTGAGGTGCGGCGCGAATATAGCCTCCAGGTCTGTCGGTGGATACAAGATCTACCTCAAGTACAGCAGGCCCAGCAATTGCTCGCCTATATCGCTTTGGAGCAGGAAATTGACTTGACGGGACTCTTCGCTGGCTTTCCTGAAAAGATTTGGGGCATCCCCCGGTGTGTAGGCCAACAGTTGGTCTGGCATCGCTATCGGCGCGAAGACCTGGTGCAAGGAGCCTATGGGCTGTGGGAACCATCCCCCCAAAGCCCTGGGCTGGACCTAGCTCAGACGCAACTGGTGCTGGTCCCGACGCTGGGCTGTGACCGGCAAGGCTACCGACTTGGTTATGGGGGCGGCTACTACGACCGCTTCCTAGCTCACTGCCCCTTACCCACGCTCGGGGTCATGATGGCGGCTGGCTGGCTCGAGGCGCTGCCTGTCGAACCCTGGGACCAAAAGCTCGATGGGGTCGTCACGGAGGAGGGTGTGGTATGGTTTCCTACATGA
- a CDS encoding M15 family metallopeptidase, with protein sequence MKRLLLLLLLGLGVQAEGLTDDWVNLQRLEPSFKLEMAYATPNNFLKAAVYPQALCLLHRPVAERLKMAQQALLQQGYGLKLWDCYRPLSVQKKMWAIVPDDRYVADPSQGSRHNRGAAVDVTLVTAQGQPLEMPTGFDDFSPKASPSARDQWTPEARTHFEVLRKAMTDAGFAPLASEWWHFDYNGWKAYPVSDFPLAER encoded by the coding sequence ATGAAAAGGTTGCTGTTGCTGCTTCTACTGGGGCTAGGGGTGCAGGCTGAGGGACTGACCGACGACTGGGTAAATCTGCAACGCTTGGAGCCTTCTTTCAAGCTAGAGATGGCCTACGCTACACCCAACAATTTTCTTAAGGCGGCAGTCTACCCCCAAGCGCTGTGTCTGCTGCACCGCCCCGTGGCTGAACGCCTCAAGATGGCCCAACAAGCGCTGCTACAGCAGGGCTATGGCCTCAAGCTGTGGGACTGCTACCGCCCGCTCTCCGTCCAAAAAAAGATGTGGGCCATCGTCCCCGATGACCGCTATGTGGCTGATCCCAGCCAGGGTTCGCGCCATAATCGGGGTGCCGCTGTGGACGTCACCCTGGTTACCGCCCAAGGCCAACCCCTAGAGATGCCCACCGGCTTTGATGACTTTTCCCCCAAAGCAAGCCCCAGCGCCCGTGACCAGTGGACCCCCGAAGCCCGCACCCACTTTGAAGTGCTGCGCAAGGCCATGACCGACGCTGGGTTTGCGCCGCTAGCCAGCGAGTGGTGGCACTTTGATTACAATGGCTGGAAAGCCTATCCTGTGAGTGACTTCCCGCTAGCCGAGCGCTAG